From the genome of Synergistetes bacterium HGW-Synergistetes-1, one region includes:
- a CDS encoding secretion protein: MVKQKIPHRSMINLFMTLTIIVSTALYMTVCSVCPAYAVTTTAKTGELTSVIEGMKVRQVGSSQVMLELRGTSVSLPVSGAATGSAITLIWKGIRFPRNTDKKDWWDEYGWDILRLKEKESEEWHQEYEYNLVQRISVISNDQQGLTMEVIGEKPLVLKKISGMSGSDRITLTLETVNDIVPSTPPKPRATVQGDPLGMYTPVTLELRDISVREVFRMLADLRNLNLVIDSSVPDNLMTFSFKNAKFSEVFAYMLRMNDLTYALMGNTLVVGTAESIGKTLGKNITKEYKVAYGDIKKMPAIIMSLVTLPKPPVVDERLRALYVTGTAEQHIEVESLMNRIDHPGKQIMLEARLIEITDGAQQEIETLISSVYNGWLFTYGAQGLTSEYTYANGLIKPNVNPTGTTTTGGLPIVGSDSTMPVNIIDPTMKMLDAGLRAMESDNKGKILANPSVVALDGQKATIKLTHNYLYQSGLDESGNPEFTEQQTGPTLDITPTIGRDGFVTLKLKISTGEIVQFRDSGISEVPETTKREVDTQIRVRDGELFVIGGLYQENKTKGVTRVPILSYIPLIGELFKSKTDKHSKSEMAFIVMPHILDVPTGAAEIFDMPGKSLIQ, encoded by the coding sequence ATGGTCAAACAAAAAATACCGCACAGATCTATGATCAATTTATTCATGACGCTCACTATCATTGTGTCAACGGCTTTATACATGACAGTTTGTTCTGTATGTCCTGCGTATGCTGTGACGACTACTGCAAAGACAGGTGAGCTCACCTCTGTCATCGAAGGCATGAAGGTCAGACAGGTAGGCAGCAGCCAGGTAATGCTGGAACTCAGGGGTACTTCGGTGAGCCTGCCGGTGTCTGGAGCTGCTACCGGCAGCGCAATAACACTGATATGGAAAGGTATTCGTTTTCCCAGAAATACAGACAAGAAGGACTGGTGGGACGAATACGGCTGGGATATCCTCAGGTTAAAAGAGAAAGAGAGTGAAGAGTGGCATCAGGAGTATGAATACAACCTTGTGCAGAGGATCAGCGTAATTTCCAACGATCAACAGGGACTTACAATGGAAGTCATCGGTGAAAAACCGCTCGTCCTTAAAAAAATCAGCGGTATGTCAGGGTCAGACAGGATCACACTTACTCTGGAAACAGTTAATGACATTGTGCCGTCGACACCTCCAAAACCCCGTGCCACTGTTCAGGGAGATCCCCTAGGTATGTACACACCTGTGACACTCGAGCTGAGGGACATATCAGTCAGGGAGGTTTTCAGGATGCTTGCAGATCTTCGCAACCTTAATTTAGTGATAGACAGCTCGGTGCCTGACAATTTGATGACTTTTTCATTCAAGAATGCCAAATTCAGTGAAGTATTTGCATACATGCTCAGGATGAATGATCTCACTTATGCACTTATGGGAAATACTCTGGTCGTAGGAACAGCGGAGAGCATCGGAAAGACCCTGGGCAAAAACATTACTAAGGAATATAAGGTTGCTTACGGAGATATTAAAAAAATGCCAGCGATAATAATGAGCCTGGTAACGCTCCCCAAACCTCCGGTAGTTGATGAGCGCCTGAGAGCGCTCTATGTTACCGGAACAGCAGAACAGCACATTGAAGTTGAATCGTTGATGAACAGGATAGATCACCCTGGAAAACAGATAATGCTTGAAGCGAGGCTCATTGAAATTACCGATGGCGCACAGCAGGAGATAGAGACGCTTATATCCTCTGTTTATAACGGCTGGCTTTTCACATACGGTGCTCAGGGGCTGACTTCAGAGTACACATACGCTAATGGTCTTATTAAACCAAACGTTAACCCTACAGGAACAACTACGACGGGAGGACTTCCGATCGTTGGCTCTGACTCAACGATGCCGGTAAATATTATTGATCCTACGATGAAAATGCTGGATGCGGGGTTAAGAGCCATGGAATCGGACAACAAAGGAAAGATACTTGCCAATCCTTCTGTGGTAGCACTTGACGGACAGAAAGCTACGATAAAGCTTACTCATAATTATCTATACCAGTCAGGGCTGGACGAAAGCGGCAATCCTGAGTTTACTGAGCAGCAAACTGGTCCAACCCTGGATATTACTCCTACGATCGGAAGAGACGGTTTTGTAACGCTGAAACTGAAGATATCGACAGGAGAGATAGTACAGTTCAGAGACAGCGGTATCTCAGAAGTGCCTGAAACTACAAAACGCGAAGTTGACACTCAGATAAGAGTCAGAGACGGAGAGCTTTTTGTGATCGGAGGACTATACCAGGAGAACAAAACAAAAGGCGTGACAAGAGTGCCGATCCTTAGTTATATCCCACTGATAGGCGAACTGTTCAAGAGCAAGACGGACAAACACTCCAAGTCTGAAATGGCTTTTATCGTAATGCCGCATATATTGGATGTACCGACAGGAGCAGCTGAGATCTTCGACATGCCCGGTAAAAGCTTAATACAGTAA